TGCCGGGGCCGCCCTTGGGGCCGGAGTGCTTGAGCACGAGCACGCTGCTCTCGTCGATGGGGACGGACGGATCGTCGATGCGGCGCTCGAGGTCCAGCGAGTCCTCGAAGACCACCGCGCGGCCCCGGTGGGTGAGGAGGTGCGCGGAGGCGGCGGACTGCTTGAGCACGGCGCCGTCCGGGCAGAGATTGCCGAAGAGGATGACGGTGCCGCCCTCCGGCGCCAGCGGCAGGTCGAGAGCGCGGATGACGTCGTCGTTGTAGCAGACGGCGTCGCGGACGTTCTCGCCCAGGGTCCGGCCGTTCACGCTACCGGCGTTCACGTGGAGCAGGGGCAGGAGGTTCTTCAGCACCGCGGGCAGCCCACCGGCGTAGAAGAAGTCTTCCATCAGGTGCTTGCCCGACGGGCGCACGTTCACCAAGAGCGGTGTGGCCCGCGAGAGCTCGTCGAAGCGCGCGAGCGGCAGCGGCACATTGGCGCGGCCGGCGATCGCGACCAGATGGACGATGGCGTTGGTGGAGCCGCCGATGGCCATGTCGGCGCGGATGGCGTTGTTGAAGGCCTCGGCGGTGAGGATCTCGGACGGCCGCGGGCCGCGGGCCAGCGCCATCTCGACGGCGCGCCGTCCGCTCTCCTCGGCGAGGGCGAGCCGCCGCGAATCGGCGGCGGGGATCGCCGCGTTGCCGGGGAGCGTGAGGCCCAGCGTCTCCGCGATCGCCGCCATCGTGGACGCAGTGCCCATCACCATGCAGTGGCCGCTCGACCGCGAGAGGCAGGCCTCGACCTCGGCCATGGTCTCGTCCGTGATCTCGCCGGCGCGCCGCTGCGCCCAGAGCCTCCGTGCGTCCGTGCCCGAGCCGATGGCCTGCCCGCTCCACATGCCGCGTAGCATGGGCCCGCCCGTCACCATGATGCAGGGCACATCGGCGGAGGCCGCTCCCATCAGCATGGCCGGCGTGGTCTTGTCGCATCCGGCGAGGAGGACGACCGAGTCGAGTGGATAGGCGCGGATGCACTCCTCCACGTCCATCGCCATCAGGTTGCGGAAGAGCATGGTCGTGGGCTTCATCAGGATCTCGCCCAGCGAGATCACCGGGAACTCCAGCGGGAAACCGCCCGCGCTCCACACGCCGCGCTTCACCGCCTCGGCGAGCTGGCGGAGATGGGCGTTGCAGTTGTTGAGCTCGGACCACGAGTTGCAGATCCCCACCACCGGGCGCCCGTCGAACACCGCATCCGAAAAGCCCTCGGCTTTGAGATAGGAGCGGTGCATGAACCCGTCGAGATTCTTTGGCGCGAACCAGTTGCGCGAGCGCAGGGAGGGAGTCATGACGGGGAGTGTATACAATACGCGCGCGCCGCCTTCAAGGGGCGGCGCGCGGCGTATCTTTTCCGCGACTTCCGTTACACCGCGTGCACGATCGGCGAGCCGGCCGGGAGCTCCGCATCGCGCCAGTCCGCGCCCTTCGGGAGCACCGCCTCGGCGGCAGCGAGGCCGCCGTACGTGGGCTCGACGCCGAGCGGTGTGCCGCCCTCGGCCGTGACCTTGGTGGCGTCCAGGAGCAGACGCCGCGCCTGGATGATCGCGCGGTCGGCGGGGCCGAGGTGCTCGCGGCTCCGATCGACGATGGGGCCCATGGCCTCCTGGATCGCGCGGTCCTGGATGTTGATGCCGTCGATGCCGGTGAAGCTCTCGGTCTTCTGGACGCGGCGGTCCATGAGATAGTTGTTGGCCCGGTTCTTCCGCGAGCGGAACGTGGTCTGGTCCACATCGGCGGGGCCGTTGCCGAGCCGCCGCTCCAGCCGGTCCTCATCCGTCAACGGCCCGCCCAGGCTGTACTCCCAGTTGTAGACCATGGTGTTCTCATCGTCGATCGGGACCCAGATGTGGCCGGCCACGAGGGGGACGCCGCCTTCCGAGCGCGACGGGCGGATCTGATGGAACGGAAGGATGAAGTGATACGTGCGCACGTGGAAGCTCGCGTCGTCGAGCGGCCGCATGCCCGCGTAGCGATAGCCGTAGTCGGTGACGTCCACCTCCAGCGTGGGCGCCTTGCCGCGCACGAAGGGATTGTCCGGCCGGAAGCCTGCGCGGGTGGTGTCCGTGGTCAGGAGCCGGTGCAGGATGGGCGCGTGCGAGGTGTCGATGCCGCCCTCGAGCCCCTGCAGCCAGTTCGACTCCTGGATGACCTTGGAGACCTGGAGATGCGTGGCAGGCTGACGCGTCCACGCGAAGACGGGCGGCGCTGGCTTGTGCTCGGGCGGCCCCATGTAGGCCCAGATCACGCCGCCCTGCTCGAGCGTGGGATACGAGGCGATGAAGACCTTGTCGGTGAACTGCTTGTCTGCGGGCTCGTTCATCATGTCCACGCAGCGGCCGTCCACGTCGAACTTCCAGCCGTGGTAGACGCAGCGGAGCCCGCACTCCTCGTTCCTGCCGAAGAAGAGGGAGGTTCTCCGGTGCGGGCAGAACTCGTCGAGCAGCCCCACGCGGCCCTGCGTGTCGCGGAAGGCGATGAGATCCTCGCCGAGGAGGCGCACGCGCACCGGCGCGCCGTCCGGCACCGGGAGCTCGCGGGCCAGCAGCGCCGGGATCCAGTAGCGCCGCATCGTGCTGCCCATGGGGCTGCCCCGGCCGACACGCGTGATCCGCTCGTTGTCTTCGCGAGAGAGCATGCTCGATCCTCCCAGGCGGCGGGGCCGCCGGCGGAACCGGGGAGCGCTCGACCGTGGGGGCAGTCTACCACCGCGCGGGCGCGCTATGATGGCGGCCATGACCACGCCCACGACCGTCCCGAATCCCGCCGGGCAGTACCGCTTCCTGCCCGGCATCGAGCCGTTTTCCGCCGGCGCCGTCGCCATGGCCGGCCACGAGGTCGTCCATGTCACGCTGCAGACCGTCAAGCCGTGGCGCGACGGCTTCGCGCTGATCGACGCGCGCCTGCGCGAGGTGGCCCGGCCGCGCGCCGCCCTCTGCGCCATCGAGCTGCGGAGCCCGTCCCCGTTCTCCTTCGGGGGCTTCGACGAGTTCAACGGCGCCTATCGCAAGCTCCTGGAAAGCTGGAACCTGCTCGTCGAGGGCGTCAATCCCATCGCGCGCACCAACGTGGCGCCGGTGGTGGGCGCGCCGACCGAGCCGTCGCTGTTCGGCTTCTCCTACACCGCGCCGAGCAAGGACCCGGGCCCGCCCACCTTCGTGGTCGCGGGCTCGGGCGATCTCCGCGGCCGCACCGCCGCCGATATCGTCCGGCGGGGCGAGACCTCACCCGAGGCCATGGCGGAGAAGGCGGCCTATGTCATGGCCACCCAGGCCGAACGGCTCGCCGGGCTCGGCAGCACGTGGGCGGAAGTGACGGCTGTCGACATCTACACGCCGCATCCCATTCGCGGCTTCCTCGAGCGCGAGCTGCTGGCCGTGATGGGCCCCGCCGCCATCCACGGCGTGCACTGGTATCTCAGCCGCCCGCCCATCGAGGGGCTCGAGTACGAGATGGACATGCGGGGCGTGCGGCGCGAGGTGCGACTGGGGCGCTAGGGATGGAGCGACGAACCTTCCTGACGATGGTCCCTGGCAGTCTCCTCGCCGTGCCACTCGCCGCCGGGGCGCAGCCGGCGGCGAAGGTGTATCGGATCGGATGGCTCGCGATCAGCCCGCCGACTTCGGTGCCCACTACGAGATCCTCAGAGGCCTTCCTCCAGGGATTGCGCGACCATGGTTTCGTCGAAGGTCAGAACGTCATCATCGAACGACGATACTCGGAGGGCCGAGAGGACAGTCACACCGCATTCGTAGCTGAGTTCATCCAAATGAAGGTCGATCTCATAGTCGCCCCCAGTTCGGCGGCAGCCCATGCGGCCAAGCAAGCGACCAAGATGATCCCAATCGTCATGCTCGCCGTTGCGAGCCCAGAGCGAGAGGGTCTGGTGGTCAGCCTTGGGCGACCTGGCGGCAACGTGACGGGGACGTCCACCCAGTTTGGTGGAGAGCTTTCCGGCAAGATGTTGCAGCTGCTCAAGGAGACCGTGCCCAAGCTGTCGAAGGTCGCCATCTTATGGAACCCCGACAACCTGGGTTCGGCGGTCACGTTCCGAGAAGGCGAGATCCCGGCCGCGAAGGGGTTGGGCGTCGCGCCGGTCTCCCTTGAAGTTCGCGGCCCTGGAGACGTTGACCATGCCTTGACCACGATGGCATCAGCGCGGCCTGATGCGCTCTGGGTGCATATCGTCGGGTTTCCGTTCCGCGCACGTCTCCTGGAGTTCGCCGCCACGAACCGGCTGCCCACGGTTGCGCAGTCTTCGATCTGGCCGCAGTTTGGCGGCCTCTTGAGCTACGGGCCGGACAATGCCGATCTGTTCCGGCGGGGCGCGGCACTAGCGGCAAAGATTCTCAAGGGTGCCAAGCCCGCCGATCTGCCGATTGAGCAGCCCACGAAGTTCGAGCTGGTCATCAACCTGAAGACCGCCAGGGCCCTCGGCCTCGCGATCCCGCCGTCGCTGCTGGCGCGGGCGGACCAGGTGATCGAGTGACTGTGGCAGATGTGGTCGCCGGCCTGCCCAAAGTATCCTGTACTTGGGTCATCACCCACGCGAGCGGAAATGTTCGGTGATGTGCCTTGCGAGGCTGGCCGCATCGTCGCCGCGCGCCTTCTCCTGCCACGACGCTCCGTCGAAATGATCGTGTGACCAGTGGCCCCTGACGACCTTTATGCGGTCGAGGAGATGCGTCCCGCGCACGAAGATGATGGCGCTCGTCTCGCGCGTCGTGGGCACCTGCACCCACCCCCGCGCGGCGAGCGCTCGAACGTACTCCATCAGCAGCGGTTCGGGGCTCATCCCCCGACGACGAGTGCAATCCAAACACCACTCTGAAATCGCCGAAGAGTTACGGGGATACCAGACTTCGTGTGGCCACGAAGGCATCACATGTGCGGAGCAGGCTACGTGTTCTGGGGGTCGGGAGGGCGCAAGATTTGCCAGGTGTAAGTCGGGGCTGGCGCGCCACGTTCTATGTGGGCGGGATGGAGCACAGCCTCACGAGCACGGTCGGCTCGGCCTTCGAGCCCACGCCGTGGAAGGCCGTCCAAGGCGTCGCCGCCCGTACACTGGACAAAATCGAGCGCGCGAGGTGATCTTGAGCCCTAAGACGCTCGATGCCGTGCTCAAGCGAATACGGGAAGCCAAGGGGTTGAGCCAGCTGGACTCGGCGAAGCGGGCCAAGGTCTCGCAGGGCTATCTCTCTGACCTTGAGGCTCGCCAGAAGAAGAACCCTGGCATTGAGACCCTGCGGAAGATTGCCAAGGCGCTCGGCGTGCCGGTGTCGGAGTTGCTCGGATGACACGGCTGCGGAGAATTGCGGTTGCCACTGCCTCCGCGCTGCCGCTGGTTGTGCTGCTCTCCCGGGCTCTCCCACAGTGGAGAGACGACCCGGCGAAGATGCGCGAGTGCATTTCACTCGTGAATGGCCTCACGCGCGGGGACCTCACTATTGAGCCACATGAGCTCCGTCAAGAGCTTGTCGAGCGTGGGGTCACGTTGCCGTTGCCTCCTAGCCTTGCCTTCACGCCGCGAGACTCCGGGGGGGAGGCGGAGGCTCTGCTGCGTCAATACGAGTCGGCGAAGAAGGCGTACGAGGCCAAGTGGGAAGACATCAAGGACTCTCCAGAATATCAACGGGCCCGGGAAGCGATCCGTAACCGGCATCTGGACAAGGTATTAAGACTCTGCCTTCTCGGGCTCGGGATACCGAAAGAGCGATGGCCACAGTTGCGATAGCACGCCCGCTGACCCGCGCGCCAAGCTCGCCGGCGGGCTGGCCAGCCGCGCGGCGAGTTTCGGAAGGCCTAGCGGAAGCTGGTGGGCACAATTCAGGGCACAGCCGGACCTTGCATACCGAAATGGTGTCGTGTAACCTCGCGGAGTACCGATTCGGGCTCGTGGTGCAGCCTGGTTAGCACACTGGACTGTCAATCCAGAGGTCGCGGGTTCAAGTCCCGTCGAGCCCGCCATACAAAACAAAGGGTGTGAAGGGGGCGGCTTCGGTCGCCCCCTTCCTTCGCTTTGCCCAGGACGTCGAGCAGAGAACACTTACCCGGAGGGATCCATGAGCGCAACCCGGCTTCTCTCGGTCCTGCTCTCTCTCGTGTTGCTCGCCGGCGTCCTCCCCGCGCCGGTCGCAAGCCAGACCGCCACCACCCCGCCGACGTCCACGGACGCGGACGTCGCCGCGGGATTCGCCAATGTGTTCTACGTGCCAGGCAAGGCGATCACCTGCGTGGGCGCCGCGGCGATCTGGGTTGTGATCATGGCCGCCACCTTCGGCTACAACTACGACGACGCCACGCACTTCGCGGCCGGGGGCTGCGGCGGCAAGTGGACCGTGCACGGCCGCGACGTCCAGCCCGCGATCCAGTCCGCGAATCCCTGATCGAGAGATCGCCGAAGAGAATTACGGCGCGGGCGCAGGGCCGAGGCCGGGCTCTGCGCCCTTCGTGTGCCGGGACGCCAGGGACAGGGCGGCGCTATGCGGCCCGCCGGCGGCTCTTCGACCTGGCGTCGCTCGTCGAGAGCGAGCTCGGCGCGTTCAGGTTGGCTCCCTCGTCGACCCCGACGCCCAAACGCTCCACCAGCTCGCCGCCGAGCCAACCCGTGACCAGGGCCAGTCCCACCCCTGCGAACGAGAGTACGAGCGCTCCCGTGGCCGGGTGAAGCGGATCGGGACGACGCCAGAGCCAGCTTGCGAGGAAGAGGACCACCACCACGACGTTTCCCAGGCCGTGGTAGAGGCCGACGCTCCGGGCGCGAGTGTTCCGCGGAAGGCCCAGATAGTCGAAGGTGCCGGGTATGGCAGCGAGGAGCCCGCCGACGATTCCGGCCGCGATCATCCAGAACGCCAGCCCGTGCCACATGGTCTCGTGCGACACGAGGCCGATCACGTCGAACACGACGGCGGTGGTCAGCAAGCCGAGTGGGAACACGACGAGCATTGGGTGAAGCATGTGTCCGGCGATCTTCATCAACGCGCTCCTGACCGCGATGGTGCTGAAATCCATCGCATTCTCAAGTGGGTCCCTCGAGTGTTCGAGCATCGAGCGTGCCACTCTCGTAAGGAACCAAATATGTGGGTTCTCGCGAATCTGCAGGGCGCGCCTGCATACCCTCGCGAGAGATTACCGAGTCCTAGCGGAGGCGGCGGGTCAGGACGCCAGGTGGGCGCGCACCGCCTCGTGCCGGTCGGCCAGGGCCCCGCAGACTAGCCGGCAGAGGGACTGGAGCGTCGGGTCCGCGATGCGGTAGCGGGTGAAGAGGCCGTCGCGCCGCCGGGCGACAAGCCCCTGCTCGAGGAGCAACGCGAGGTGCTTGCTGGCATTGGCCTGCGCGGTGTCCGTCTCGGCACAGAGCTCCTGCACCGTGCGCTCGCGGCCGAACAGCGCCTGGAGAAGCGCCAGGCGCGTCGGATCCGCGAGCGCGCGGAAGCGTTGAGCGACCAGCTCGAGCGCCTCGCGTGACAGCGGTGCCTGGGCGCGGGGGCGGGCCATCAGTGCTCCCGCCCGGTCGGCGCCGCGCAGGTAGAGGTAGCCGGCGCGGCGCAGCTTGACGTGGTCGCCGCGCCCGCGGCGCATGTCGAGCTCTCGCCGGCCGGGAGACCGAGCGGCCGGTTCCACGGCATCCTCATGAGCACGTGCGCGAGGCCGCAGGTGCCCGTCGCCCCGGCGAAGGTGAGGCCCGCGCCGAAGAAGGCGGAGATCCCGAGGAACCACGGGTTCACCAGGGTGCCCAGCGCGACGCCGGTCAGCACCATGCTGCCCGCGATGAGCTGAACCTGCCGGTCCACGGGCAGACGCTTGCGGCCGACCTTGAGGGGCAGCTTGGCGCCGCGCCACGCAAGCACGCCGCCTTCGAGCACGCGTGACCGGTGGCCGGCGCGGCCGAGCGCCTCGGCGGCGATGGTGGCCCGCACGCCGGTGCGGCACACGACGACCAGCTCGGCCTGCTCGGGGAGCGCGTGCAGGTTCGCGTCGAGCGTCTCGAGCGGCATGCTGAGGGAGCCCTCGATCCGCTCCCCCTCGAACTCGATGGGGCTTCGCACGTCGACGATCACCGGCGCCGAGCCCTGCTCGCGCAGGGCCTGCAGCTCGATGGGGGTGATCGTGGCGGCGTCGGCCTCCCCGAGATTGTGACGCAGGATGGCGGGCATGTTCGCGGGCGGCGCCGCCTTCGACGACATGCGTGTCACGAGGGTTGCGCGATCCCGCTCACGCAGCAGGGCGTTGTCGGCCTTCTCCGCGCCGATGGTCGTCTCGGGCCGCCCGATGTAGTCGTGGCCCGGGTGCACGACAGTGGCGTCGGGCAGGGCCTCGAAGGCCCGGAAGGTGTCGAAGAGATCGGAGGCGCTGCCGCCCATGAAGTCCGTGCGGCCCGCGCCACCCACGAAAAGAGCGTCACCGGTGAAGAGATGGCCCTCCGCGAGCAACGCGAGGGAATCGGGGGTGTGACCAGGCGCGTCGAGCACGGTGAGGGTGGTGCCCCCCAGCTCGATGCGCGAGCCCCCGGCGATCCGCTGCGCCGGCCCCTTGAGCTTGGACGTCGCGTGGGCCAGCACGCTGGCGCCCGTGCGCTGGGCGAGCTTGCGAACACCGGAGAGATGGTCCGCGTGGGTGTGCGTGTCGAGCACATGCGTCAGCCGGAGCCCCCGGTCGGTCAGCGCCTGCACGAGCAGGTCGACCTGGTCGAGGCGCGGGTCGAGCGCGAGGGCGCTCCGGCTCGCCTCGTCCGCGATCAGGTAGGCGACACAGCCTTCCGGGCTTCGGAAGGCCTGGACTGTGACGGCGGCGGCAGCGACGGTGGCAGTGGGCATGGCGTCCTCCCTTGGCGAGAGAATATAACTAGTTAGGCATATAGTCAAGAGGTGATTCTCTTTCGGGCTCGGGTGGGGCGTGGGGAACCCACCGGGGGCGCCGCTGCCTCGGCGCGGCCCCGGAGGGGCCAACATCGTCCCGGCGCTCATCCTCCATGTTTTCGACTGCTTGTCGGTAGCGGGCGATTCGCTCCGAGCCTGGCACTGGTCTTGCCTATCTCCTCGTGATAAGAGACAGACCATGCGCAGCGACGTGGTGAGGCGATCGTGGGGCGATGCAGCGATAGGCGGCGCCCTCGCGTTGCTTATCCTGGTTGGAGCGGTTTGCTGCTTGGACCACGACAGCCCGGACCCGGGTGACATGGACCACCACGTCATGTCCATGGGACTTTGCTCCGTGATCGTCATTTCACTTCCCGGGCTGGGCCTGGGAGCTCTCGTGCTGGTCGGTCTGATTTCGACTCTTCGCCTGGAAACTCTCCTCGCGGTCCCGCTCACGGTTCCGAAGCCCCCTCCTCGGCTCGTCCGCTCCTCGTAGCGCCTGACGTCCGATCTCCGTTCGCCGGGTCCTAGGCAGGCCCTGCCCACGGAGGAGCGCGCGGGGCCCTCATCTTTCTCTCGAGGAGGGAGTATGCCGTCGGAAGGGCACGAATCCGTTCACGGTCGGGGCAACATCAGTCGGTGGTCGATCGAGCACCCCTACACCGTCATCGCCTTCTACCTCGGCGTGGCAGTGCTCGCCGTGCTGGTGATCGGCTTTCAGATGCCACGCCGGATGATGCCGTATGTCGAGAGCCCCATCGTGGGCGTCGTGTCGATGATGCCGGGTCTCTCGGCCGAGGAGATGGAGATCTACTTCTCCAAGCCCATCGAGGAACGGATGGTGGACCTCAAGAATGTCCACTTCGTGCGCTCTACGTCTCAGGAAGCCTTCTCCATCGTGAGCGTCGAGTTCTGGTACGGGACGGACATGAAGAAGGCCCTCTTCGACGTCCAGTCGCTGATGAACGTAGTCCAGGCCGACCTGCCGATGACCGGCGCCAACCTCAAGCCTTCCTGGGTGCTGGCCATCGACCCGCTGAACATCCCCGTGTTGACGCTGGCCGTCAGGGGCGACGGGTATGACCCCGTCCAGCTCCGGACCCTTGTCGAGAACGAAATCGTGAATCGGCTGAAGGTCGTCAAGGACGTGTATTCGGTGGTGCCGTTCGGCGGGCAGAAGCTGCAGATGCAGGTGGTGGTCGATCGCGACCGGCTGGCCGCGTACAAGCTGACGCCGCTCGATGTTCGGAATGCCCTCGACACGCAGAACGTGTCGCGGCCGGCCGGCACGCTGACCCACGGGGATCGCGAGACCCTGGTGCGCAGCGACTTCCGCGCCCGCGGACCGGAGGAGATCGCCGCCTATCCGATCGCCAGCATGGACGGCCGCTCGGTGTACCTGCGCGACGTCGCGGAAGTCATGGAGACGCCGCGCGAGCAGCGAAGCTTGTACCGGCTCAACGGCAAGCCGGCGGTCGAGATCTCCATCGTCCAGCAGCCGGATGCGAGCTCCGTTCGCGTGATCGAGGGTGTCAAGGCGAAGCTCGAAGAGATCCAGGGGGACTTTCCGCGCCTGTCCTTCGAGGTGGCCTACGACAATTCCACCTTCGTGGGCTTTCTCATGGAGAACATGGTCGAGGAGCTGGCGCTGGCGGTCCTCCTCACCGGGCTCGTGGTGCTCTTCTTTCTCGGCAACGTGCGTGGCACGCTCATCTCCGTCATCACCATCCCAGTGTCTCTCGGCATGGCCCTTCTCGCCATGGTTCCGCTCGGGATGACGCTCAATAGCTCGACCCTGATCGGCCTCCTCCTGTCCATCGGCCGGCTCGTCGACGACTCGATCATCGACCTCCACTCGATCGAGCGGCATCTGCGGATGGGCAAGTCGCCGAAGGAGGCCACGGTCGACGGCATCACCGAGGTCCGCCTGGCGGTGCTCGCGATCACCTTCATGCTCTGCGTGGCACTCCTGCCCCTGGCCTTTTCCGGCGGCATCGTCCAGTTCATGTTCGAGGGCATCGTCTGGGCCATCATCCTGGCCCTCCTGTCCTCGGCCCTGGTGTCCTTCACCCTGACCGCGCTGCTGGCCGCCAACCTGTTGCGCCCCCATCACGAGGGGGCGGCCAAGCGGCGAAGCCTGCTCGAGCGGCGGGTGCTCGACCCCTCCCAGCGATTCCTCGATCGGGTTGAAGCTCGCTACCAGGGGAGCCTCGGCTGGGCCATCCGGAACCGGTTCACCGTGTTCGCCGCGGCCGCCGCCGTCGTCCTCGTCGGCGTGGCCCTCTACCCGCGCATCGGCAGCGAAATGATGCCGCTGGCGGACGTGTCCCAGGCCTTCGTCCAGCTCGAGGCGACCCCGGGCACGTCATTTGCGCGCACGGCAGAGATCGCCGGTCAGATCGAGCAGCTCCTGCTGAAGCAGCCGGAGATCGTCAAGGTGTCCGCCGAGATCGGCTTCGAGCCCGGCGGCACGTACTTCACCGGCTACAGCATGGGCTCGGTGAACTCCGCATTCATGATGCTCACGCTCGTCGACTCCTCGAAGCGCAAGCGGGACATCTGGCAGGTGATGGACGGGGTCCGGGACGCCGCGCTACGAACCATACCCGGCATCCGACGCCTCACCATCAAGGAGATGGGCGCCGACGTCATGGCTTCGAGCGCCGCGCCCGTCCAGGTGATCCTCTTCGGGACCGATCTCGAGAGGCTCTCGGCGCTCGGCGAGCAGGCGGGGAAGCTGGCCGAGGGCATCCCCGGCTTTCACCAGGTCACCACGTCCTGGTCGCAGAGCCTGCCCCAGTTCCACGTCGTCGTGGATCGCGCCCGCGCCCAGGAGATCGGACTCACCGTCGGCGAGGTGGCCGATCAGACCTACTACGCGCTCAAGGGCGGCCTCACCAGCGAGTTCTACCGCCTGGACAACAAGCGCCAGTTCACCGTCCTGGTTCGCTATCGGGAGGACCAGCGACGCGACCGGGCCGACCTGGAGCAGGTGAAGGTCGTGGGGAAGAAGGGCGAAGTCGTGCCTCTCAATTCGGTGGCGCGGGTGGAGGAGCGCTTGGGCCCCACCCTCATCGAGCACGATAACTTTCGCCGGGTGGTCTCCGTTCTCGGCTACTACCGCAAGGGCGGGCCGCCGAGCATGGACCTGTCCATGGACCTGTTGATGGCAACCCATGGAAAGCTCGAGCTCCCTCCCGGCTACGGCGTCGAGCTGCGCGGGGATATGACCCAGATGGAGGAATCCTTCCAGCGGCTGCTCCGCGGGCTCTACCTTGCCGTCATCTTCATGTTCCTGCTCCTGGTCGCGCAGTTCCGGAGCCTGATCGAGCCGTTCAACATGATGTTTTCGCTTTCCTTGATGCTCACCGGCATCCTGGGCGGACTCCTGCTGGCGCACCAGACCTTCTCCACCGTTTCCATCCTCGCGGTGGTGATCCTCACCGGGATGATGATGACCGTCGCGGTCCTCATGATCGACCTCGTCCTGCGGCTGCGCGCGGAGGGCATGCCGCGCGATGAAGCGATCCTGACGGCGGCGCCCATCCGGCTGCGGCCCATCGTGATGACCTCGCTCATCAGCATCGTGGTACTGACGCCCGTGGCCTTCTTCCCGAGGACGGGGATCGACGCCTACGCGCCCCTGGCCACCGTTTCCATCGGCGGGCTGGCCGTCGGCACGGTGCTCGCCCTCTACGTGGTGCCGGTGCTCCACACCTATACCGACGATCTGGCCAACCGTGCTCGCGCCGCCGTGCGCCGGTGGCGCCGTAGAGAGAGGGAGGCGCCATGAGCTCACGTGCGGGGAGCGGGTCGGCGGTTCTCAAGGTCGTGATGCTGGTCGTGCTGATTGCCGTAGGCTCGTGGGCTGTCCGCGCGAACCTCAAGCCGGATCGTCCGGCGATGGACGTGAGCATGCGGGTGACGTCGGGCAACACGCCCTTCCCGGTGTCCCTCGCGGCGGTCGAGC
Above is a genomic segment from Candidatus Methylomirabilota bacterium containing:
- a CDS encoding IlvD/Edd family dehydratase; this translates as MTPSLRSRNWFAPKNLDGFMHRSYLKAEGFSDAVFDGRPVVGICNSWSELNNCNAHLRQLAEAVKRGVWSAGGFPLEFPVISLGEILMKPTTMLFRNLMAMDVEECIRAYPLDSVVLLAGCDKTTPAMLMGAASADVPCIMVTGGPMLRGMWSGQAIGSGTDARRLWAQRRAGEITDETMAEVEACLSRSSGHCMVMGTASTMAAIAETLGLTLPGNAAIPAADSRRLALAEESGRRAVEMALARGPRPSEILTAEAFNNAIRADMAIGGSTNAIVHLVAIAGRANVPLPLARFDELSRATPLLVNVRPSGKHLMEDFFYAGGLPAVLKNLLPLLHVNAGSVNGRTLGENVRDAVCYNDDVIRALDLPLAPEGGTVILFGNLCPDGAVLKQSAASAHLLTHRGRAVVFEDSLDLERRIDDPSVPIDESSVLVLKHSGPKGGPGMPEAGAAPIPARLLKTGVKDMVRISDARMSGTSYGTVILHVAPESAVGGPLALVRDGDEIALDVPRRRLSLLLPDEEIARRRAAWRPRPDGITGGYLRLYLDHVLQANDGVDFDILRGRRAVLDEETARGFRLA
- a CDS encoding Rieske 2Fe-2S domain-containing protein, with product MLSREDNERITRVGRGSPMGSTMRRYWIPALLARELPVPDGAPVRVRLLGEDLIAFRDTQGRVGLLDEFCPHRRTSLFFGRNEECGLRCVYHGWKFDVDGRCVDMMNEPADKQFTDKVFIASYPTLEQGGVIWAYMGPPEHKPAPPVFAWTRQPATHLQVSKVIQESNWLQGLEGGIDTSHAPILHRLLTTDTTRAGFRPDNPFVRGKAPTLEVDVTDYGYRYAGMRPLDDASFHVRTYHFILPFHQIRPSRSEGGVPLVAGHIWVPIDDENTMVYNWEYSLGGPLTDEDRLERRLGNGPADVDQTTFRSRKNRANNYLMDRRVQKTESFTGIDGINIQDRAIQEAMGPIVDRSREHLGPADRAIIQARRLLLDATKVTAEGGTPLGVEPTYGGLAAAEAVLPKGADWRDAELPAGSPIVHAV
- a CDS encoding RidA family protein, yielding MTTPTTVPNPAGQYRFLPGIEPFSAGAVAMAGHEVVHVTLQTVKPWRDGFALIDARLREVARPRAALCAIELRSPSPFSFGGFDEFNGAYRKLLESWNLLVEGVNPIARTNVAPVVGAPTEPSLFGFSYTAPSKDPGPPTFVVAGSGDLRGRTAADIVRRGETSPEAMAEKAAYVMATQAERLAGLGSTWAEVTAVDIYTPHPIRGFLERELLAVMGPAAIHGVHWYLSRPPIEGLEYEMDMRGVRREVRLGR
- a CDS encoding ABC transporter substrate-binding protein — protein: MERRTFLTMVPGSLLAVPLAAGAQPAAKVYRIGWLAISPPTSVPTTRSSEAFLQGLRDHGFVEGQNVIIERRYSEGREDSHTAFVAEFIQMKVDLIVAPSSAAAHAAKQATKMIPIVMLAVASPEREGLVVSLGRPGGNVTGTSTQFGGELSGKMLQLLKETVPKLSKVAILWNPDNLGSAVTFREGEIPAAKGLGVAPVSLEVRGPGDVDHALTTMASARPDALWVHIVGFPFRARLLEFAATNRLPTVAQSSIWPQFGGLLSYGPDNADLFRRGAALAAKILKGAKPADLPIEQPTKFELVINLKTARALGLAIPPSLLARADQVIE
- a CDS encoding helix-turn-helix transcriptional regulator, which translates into the protein MSPKTLDAVLKRIREAKGLSQLDSAKRAKVSQGYLSDLEARQKKNPGIETLRKIAKALGVPVSELLG
- a CDS encoding DUF2231 domain-containing protein; this encodes MKIAGHMLHPMLVVFPLGLLTTAVVFDVIGLVSHETMWHGLAFWMIAAGIVGGLLAAIPGTFDYLGLPRNTRARSVGLYHGLGNVVVVVLFLASWLWRRPDPLHPATGALVLSFAGVGLALVTGWLGGELVERLGVGVDEGANLNAPSSLSTSDARSKSRRRAA
- a CDS encoding metalloregulator ArsR/SmtB family transcription factor, whose translation is MARPRAQAPLSREALELVAQRFRALADPTRLALLQALFGRERTVQELCAETDTAQANASKHLALLLEQGLVARRRDGLFTRYRIADPTLQSLCRLVCGALADRHEAVRAHLAS
- a CDS encoding rhodanese-like domain-containing protein translates to MPTATVAAAAVTVQAFRSPEGCVAYLIADEASRSALALDPRLDQVDLLVQALTDRGLRLTHVLDTHTHADHLSGVRKLAQRTGASVLAHATSKLKGPAQRIAGGSRIELGGTTLTVLDAPGHTPDSLALLAEGHLFTGDALFVGGAGRTDFMGGSASDLFDTFRAFEALPDATVVHPGHDYIGRPETTIGAEKADNALLRERDRATLVTRMSSKAAPPANMPAILRHNLGEADAATITPIELQALREQGSAPVIVDVRSPIEFEGERIEGSLSMPLETLDANLHALPEQAELVVVCRTGVRATIAAEALGRAGHRSRVLEGGVLAWRGAKLPLKVGRKRLPVDRQVQLIAGSMVLTGVALGTLVNPWFLGISAFFGAGLTFAGATGTCGLAHVLMRMPWNRPLGLPAGESSTCAAGAATTSSCAAPATSTCAAPTGREH